TTTTCCTTATCAGTCTTGTTGTTCAGCCTTGGTATGGCTTTGCTTTATCGATTTCTTTATACTGCTATCGACTTTTCTTCGAGATAGTTCTTTTCTGGCTCATGTTTGTAGATAGGGTGTTGTGCCTACTctttatgtatttgtatttgtgtaaACACTGAATCTGTTTTCCTGCAAAACTATGcaggattggtggtggtggtggtggtggtggtaccgtCAACTTTGTGGCGGTAATTCTCAATAGTAACAGGgaacaaaatacttgttttaagAAATTATGTTAAGACTTTATTAGCTACAACACTAAAACATTGTACAGTGTCTCACATTGTGGCtacatgataaaacaaaaacctAACAACTCAATGAACCAAAAAGACAAACTGCAACAGAACAAAAATAACCACATCAGTGTCCTTTGAGAACCGTGAAACAACAACGTAAAAGGATTTTCTACGTGAGAAGTTTTAGTGAATCTCTATAAAAATAGTTCCTAAAACTGGCGTGATGTGATTTGACAAGATAGCAGTTTGTGTGATGGTTGTGGCGGGGAGGCGAAGCTGCAGGCTGTGGTGGCGGCCCTCGTCACGACTGTCTGCGTGATGGGCACGTACACGTACGCGGCCTCGCCTGTCGTCTTCGTCCTCAGGTTTCTTAGCGGCACTCGTCGTTAGGTGGCAGCGTGTACCTCTGTGGGTGGAGAAGTGCTTTAGAGGTTGTGGCTAGcaaaaggagagggggaagttTAGAGGTtgggaagaataggaggagaagttaAGACATGTGATGCCATATTGGCCGTAATGTGTTTCGTAATGCGAGGAGGAAAGCGAGAGAGGCGAGACAAGACACGAGGAAAGCCTTGCGCACCAGTAGTGAAGGGGCCTCACCATGGAGATGGAGAACTCCTCCTGGTAGTAGTCGTACACCACCACTGTGCCGGGCTTCACGTCCTCCACGTCCACGGTTCGCGTCACTCTGAAGTTCACACAGGTGTCCTTCACCGTCAACTCGTTTATATAGAAGTTGATCTTGCTGCCGTCCACCTCGTAACGCCTGATGTTCTTGTCCTGTTTGGTGAGGAGCTTGAGGTCATCCTTATCCGGGATGTAACCCGAAATGAGGTCCACCTCGATGACCACCATGTTGGAGGCGCCGTCAGGAAGGCGGTAGGAGGCGCAGGCGGTGATGCGTTTGGTGACGCACAGGCGGTCTGGCACCGTAATGGTGTTGACGGTGAGGTCAAAGGCATCACTCGGCTCGGGGTTGGGAATGTTGTAACGGAGGACGCCCTGTGGGGAATAAAATGAGGTGTCATGGAGTATGGAGGGTTAGTACGTGTTGCATGCAGGTATTGCAGGCGTGAAACATTTAGTAGCGAGAACCAGCAGAGTGAAGTTACCTGCAGCACGGCGCATCCATCGCCTGTCATGGTGAGGCTCACTTGTGTTGGTAGTATAGGCAGCGTCTTCAACTGCTGCAGCAGCTTGTTGTCGTCATTCACGTTGAAGGTGTGCTCGAGCCCCTCGGCCTTGACGGAGGCGACTACATTGAGGGGACCCTGGTAACGGTGGCTCTCAAACAGAGTCAGCGCCTGCATGGCCACCACGGTGTCCTGCGGTGGAGAGAGAGCCACGCTTAGCCTGAGTCTTTGAGACTCCACAGGGATGGGGTGTGTACGGCACAACTCTTCCTCACCTTTGTGGGGCACAACTCTCCCTCACCTTTGTGGGGCAcaaccctccctcacctgtgtgGAATAGAAGCCTCCCTGTCCGTTCCTCTGCGTGGTGATCCACTTCACCACCTTCCTCGCCTTGGGCTCATAGGTCTCTGGGTTGAGGGTCATCATGGCCAGGATGGCGTACCCCGCCACCTCCACGGCGGCAGCTCTGCTCCTGTCTGAAGGGGAAACTTGGAATTAACAAGGGAACAATGGCACATGAAGTGCAAAACGTGgcatctcctttatttctctcatcACCAGTCACCAGCAAGCTTTAGGTTGTGCGTTACCACCACAGTACCTTCAGGCAGCTTCCAGTGCATGGAGTTTGAAGTGACAACGGCTGCATTCTCCAGCTCCGTCAGGACGTCAGCTGCCTCGGGACGGCCAGCGAGGGCCATGGCGTAGGCTTTGAGGGCCAGGGTGTATGGATGGCGGGAGGACACACTGCTGAGGCATTGGATGGCCATGTCAAGAGGTGGAGCTGAAGGCTGCTCCCCGCCCTCCACCAGCGACATTAGCACGTAGGCTGTGAGAGGCGCTGGGGTCTTGCTGTCACTCACGCCACCCTGAAAAACATAACTTGAACTCGCACTGCAAGCAGCCTTACCGTGGGTGAAGGCAGCCCTCCTCATCCCCAGCTCTTGCATAAGGCTCCGATTGCAGCTTACTCCTATATGTTATGGTAGTTAACTCACAAGAAGACCGTACCTGCATGCTCTTGTGCAGCACCTTGCCAACAGCAGTGAAGCAGCCGTCGGGCCCCTGATGGCTCAGTAGCCACTTCCGCGTCTGGTTTAGCTTTTCCTCATCAACCTGAAACAATTACCGACGCGTGAACACACCGACgacttcttgttcctttttagACTGAAATTTGTACCCAGTGCCTCTGTAATCTTGTAACACAGTGATGGTAGCCGCCCACACAGCGAGAAGCTTTGTCACCTCACCTGGATGTATTTTTTGGCCTGCGTGAAGGACTTAAGGACAAAAGCAGTCAACCAAGTTGATCCGGATTCGTCAGCGTTCCCGAAGGCGCTGTAGGAACCATTGTTTCTGCGGTAGAGTAGCTGGCGCTGGTAACCTGCCGGAGTGATTTGGGTGAGGTAGAGAGTCACAACGCACTGCTTACAGCGACCTACAGGTAGCACTAGCGGTGACCTACCGGCAGCATCAGCGGTACTCACCAGTGTTCATGTAGCGCATCAGCTTGGCGGTGGCCTCGGGTGTGGCCTGGCGCGTGGTCTCCAGGTAGTCCATCAGGAAGATGATCGGGGCGAAGTTCAACATGTTTTGCTCACCGCAGCCGTATGGCATCCGGATGAGGTGACCCAAATTCTGTGCGGGATGGAGTGCAAGAGTAAAGTGAAGGAACTGAAATATTGTCAAGGAACAAAATATTCCCCAagataataaaattaaatgtaaaGGGCGAAAATTGAGGTggttaaggtggtggtggtgttaaacTAGCGGCGCACCCTCACCTCGAGCGAGAGCGCCAGTAGATCACCCACGGCCGTCACCCAGGCTCGTTCAGATCCCTCCACGTAGCCTCGTTCGGTTCCCTTTATAAACTCTGGCGGCAGTGTCAGGTCCCACGACTCCAACTCATCCGTGCCACTCGTGAAGTCTGTCCCGTTGCggcaaaggaaggggaaggaatgacAACCGTCAGCACTAACATATGTGGTGGAGAGACTTTATAAGCATCGCAGTCATACAGTAGAGTGACTCACCTTCAGAACAGATGTACTTGCTAAAGGTCTTCTCCCTCGGGAAGCCGTCCGCCTCCACCTTGATGGGCCGTATCAAGGCATCCCtgaagaggaaatgggaggagacAAGTCAGACAATCGTCACTGCAGGCAGGCCTCGTTCACTGTCCACCAGCAGGTCAAAGTTGGCCTGCACACTTGCTTACCTTTTCTGTGGAGAGTTTGCTCCCTCGCCACAAGTAGGGAAGTCCGTGGCGTCCACGGCGGCAGACACTGTCAGGTTCACGTCAGCAACCACCTTAGGAGTGACCCGCACCGTCAGCACTACCTTGTCGTTGGCTGGAATGCAGGCACTGCGCTTGCCTCTCGCCCCAGGTAACTCTGGCTCCTCCAGGATGTCATACTCGACGCTGTCCTCCAGCGTGATGGTGATCTGTAGGGCGACGCGGGTACCGTGCTGAGAGACGTCTGGCAGCAGTGGATGTGTTATGGACAGGCAGCAGGGCACTCGGCAGAGTGAAACTGTGTGAGATGTGCCGGTGTGCTTGTTGCAACCagtacgcgcgcacacacacacacactcacacacacacacacacacacacacacacacacacacacacacacactcaccggcAGGTCTTTGTCGTGGTAGTTGAACACACCCATCTTCACGGGCAGGGTTTCTCTGCGCTTGACTGTCGGCGGGAGCGTGAGGTCGACGAAGAAGGACGTGAAGGTGGTGATCGACTCCCTCTCGGACAGACCGACGCCTGCCTGAGGGTGGACACACACTGCCTTACCCACCCACTGCGTGATGGTGTCCGGCAGAGTCTGGTCCACCTTACGTGTTCCGTTCTCCCTGTGGGTTACCACACGTCAGCGACACCTGCACCTCTGCCGTTGTGTAACACTAGTACAGAACATGAAGGCGACCTCTTGCCTCATTAAACACGGGGTGACAACACTTACGGCACCACCATGATGTTCCACAGCCACGTCTCGGGGAAATTAGTCCTGGGAGCCTCCTCGTCACTGCTCTCGCTGCTGGTTTTGTGTTCAATCGCTTGCTCCCTGTCAGGGCCGAGGGCATCCTCGGCTATGGCGACGGCGCCGAGGGCCTGGGGGGGCGCTGCGGGTTTTGGACGATCAAACGCAATTCCGGCGATGCCAGCGGAGCCGCCGCCAAATCCATGATGACGGTATTCTGAGGCAAACACGAGTGGAGAGGGTGAATGTATCCTACATGACTGATGTTAgggaaagtttctctctcttttcgtaaCAAagtaagagtgttttgtataGATCACATTTAAGGACAAGTACATTAACAGTATGCAGTGGTACGTCAGAGTTTTGTACAGGTGAACTCTCAGATGCTGTGGCTTTCGACACTCACCCTCTTTTTCGCAGGGGCGCGTCTCCACCGTCAGGTCCGTCAGCACGTAGAGGCCGGCGTCCTGTGGCGGAGATTCAGGTTATTGTTTAAGGCTGAGGAGCCGCGCCTCCAGACAGGTGGCGGCGAGGCACCGCTGGACTATGGGTGGCTCATGGGAAATTTCAAATTGAATTAACTTtaaattgaaaataataataatagttactGAAATAGTGAtaattaatgaaataataataacaattatgatattaccattattattattttaaacaAGTAAAGGATGGTTTTCTGGGTCAGGAATTAACAAAGAGACAATAATCTACATTTTCGTTTGATGTTTTCAATGAAAGTGCTTCGTCTTACTCACCGAAAACATCTTGATAGCGTCGACGTAGCTGCTGTAGTAGCCGTAGTATAAGAATGAGTCATCTGGGGAAATAACACCTATAGAAACGTTAGTGGCAAGCGTcttgtgaacacacacacacacacacacacacacacaaagtataacctaacctaacttatatcTTATCACAAAGCTGGCATCTTTAATCACCTGTAAGTGGTGATCCAGCCTGTGCTTGCTGTTCTTGTCTCCTGCGCCTGTTGCAGTAATCATGGTCGTTGATTTGAGACCTGGACCACTTGTAGATGGTGAAGCGCTCCACGAAGTTGAAGAGTCTCTCCAAAGTGATTGGGTCAGGGTCTCCTGCCAGCAGCTCGGTGCTCTTGTCCACCACACCTGTGGGGGGAGGAACAAAGGGCGTGTCAACAACACCGCTTTACAAGAAGGAACATAACACAACACTTGGGTGTATTTTCATCACTCACGCTTCCTTTTAACCGTGTGCTTTGTCAGCTTCCTTCTAACCACACCCCTCCCGCAACACTCACCCACGCCTTCTATCCACACCTCTCCCGCAACACTCACCCACGCCTTCTATCCACACCTCTCCCGCAACACTCACCCACGCTACAGACGGAGTTAGGTTCCCCGCTCAGCGTGAAGGAAGCTGCCTCGCCAGGCTGTGCTTTCTTCGTTGACCAGCTCATTGACACGTTGTTAGCCAGGCAGCGGTCCACCTCCAGCTCGCGCATGTCCGACACCACCTCGCCATCAGCACGAGTATACCACACCAGCACCTGCGGCAACACCAACCAGATGCTACAGTGCCTATCTTACTAAGttgtgtcgagagagagagagagagagagagagagagagagatttaatacatcatctctcttatttttcctgtcaAACAGCCTGCCAGAGATTATTCCCACAAATGACAAACAAGGCCTCCCAGCATGGCTGCCGCAGCCCTGATAAGCACCTTAGCCGTCGGGGAGGCCGTCGGAGGCAGAGTGATCTCCAGATTCACGAGACCCCGCACGGTGCCCTCGATGGGGGGCGGCAGGGGCTCCACCATGTTCGCCACCTCGAAGGGAAGGTCACCGGCCGTCAGCGTGACCTCCTGCGTGGTCGAATGCTGAATCTGGCCACGGGACACGATCTGCGGCGGTAAGAGTGTTAGAGGGcagggggaggggcaggaggaggaggagaaggatcaaGTAAGCTGCACACCACGAGGAATAGTTTGGCAGCACTTACCTGCACCGTGATGGCCGCGGTGGGCTGGTCGCGGGCCGAGAAGAGCATCGGCAGCACGTGTTTACTGGGGGCTTTGGGCGAGCACTCCAGCTTGTTCTCCGGCGCGATGATGAGCAGCGAGGAGTTGGAGGGCGAGAAGTAGTGCTCGATGTTGTCTGTGTACTCCGAGGACCTCATACCGGCGCGGCAGTTGAGGGCCTTCACCTGCGCGAGGGAAGGACGCCGGTGAGCAAAGCAATACTCGTGTTAGGCCCGAAGGCTGTTGAGCCAGGCAGCCAGAGCCACAAGATTTAGCAAAAGGAGCACGCAGCTCGCGCCATCCACTCACCAGGACACTGTAGGAGTTGTAGTTAGGAAGAACAATGTTCAGGATTCCGTTTGCTGCGGTGGTGTCGTTAGTACAGCATCCTGCGGCACACACCTCCACGGGCACGCCTGGTGCTGGGGTGCCGTCAGGTAACTCGGCCCGTAGCTGTCACAGACATGTCCATTAACACCTCACTCAAAATTGTAGTACCGTATTCCTTAAGGTTAAGGTTTCGGCGCCTTGTTTCGACTATTTTTAACAAGTTTTATTGCAAGTTATTGATGTTTGCATGGTTCTGGTGGTGGTTTAGTGTTACTCCATCATATCTGGGCAACACAAACATGACAGTCCTACTAGGCACAAGAGGCCTTTGAACATCTTCTTaaaaagcgtttcaaaatagcTGCTCTTTATATCATGCACACTGGTGGGCGCCATAGCATTGTGTGCAGGAGGACCTGTGCCTGGGACTCACCTTGACGCTGTAGGGAAGGTTGGGCTTCATGAACtcgtccttgtacagagtcttGAAGTTGACAGCAGAGCGAGTGATGGAGGTGCTCTGTGATTCCGTCATCTGCAGGCCggtaccttcctcctccaccagggCGGAGGCGCGGACGGAGTACACGTTGCAGTCCATGATCCGCAGCTCATCTGCTGGCACCATAATGTCTCTGCACCCGTGGAtctgaaacacaaaaacacgtcTGGGCTCAGGGTTGATACATGAACCGGATATTTAAAGGCTCGGAGTATTGAGGACATTTTGAAACATTGAGTCGTACATCAGCATTACGGAACTATTAAAGAGTTTTGGAGACGCTGAGTGACGGACGTGGCAGCGAGAGGCACTGCTGGGATACTcacggtggtgttggtgatttTTGAGACGCTGCACTTCCTGCTCTGGTGGTTGTAAATGGTGAAGGAGAGGTTGCCCTTCACTGGCTGTCCGAACGTGTAGCTGCAGGGGAGAAACAGGATGAGCACACAAGACTTGCAAAGAGAGTGAAAACGATCTTAGTTTCCTTCAATCTCCTTTCAGTCCCTTACACTTACACTGTAGTCCTTCTGGCTTTCATCTTGTTATGCAAACCcaatttcaagtttcctttctttgaCCACCCACCCTCCTTCCAGTACTCCACACCCTTCCACCTCCATCCCTTCCATCTCTGTCACTTCTGTCCTCATTCTAGTAATCCACATCTTTGCTCGTACGCGTCTTCCATCTTCCACCGCCTCTCATTTATTGTACATCCTTCTGCCATGCCTATTCCAGTAATGTATGCCCTTCCACCTATAATTCTTCCACTCCTTTTACGCCTGTGCCAGACGCCCAAGCCCCTCTGCACTGCGTCAGGAGCTCACTTGGCACACACGGTGAAGGTGAAGTTCTCAGCCGTGGCCAGGATGTAGGGTGGGGGCTTGATTTTTATTTCGTAGCGCGGCAGCACAAACTCCTCCACCACGAACCTCTGTATTGTCGTCCCTGTTGGCGTCGTGAGGTGGATGGTGTAGGAACCctgcaggaagagggagaagaggctTGTGTTCAGACCCAATATTTACACTTACAGCCCATGCCAACCGCTACCAAAACACCTGTCATGATTCTTTTGTAGAGGAGTTCATTTGCTTTCTATAATCACCATAATACACCGCATATCTGTTCAGCCTAACTTGGGAAGCTGATAAAAAGGCTCAGGTAAAACAGTTCCGCAGGTGGCACTAATTAGTGAAGCCACatgaagaaagtagaaaggaaaagCGTTTATCCCTTCCATGTCCTTGTTGTGAGTCTCAGGTTACTTGCGTCTGTCCTCCACTCTCTATGCACCTTTGTTTACCTGTACCTGTATATGCCTGTCTGTGCCGGGTTTCCACTCACCTCCTCGGGCTCGTCGGCCAGCTGGAATTCAAGGTGGACCAAACCCTCGTGGTTGCTGACGTTCTTCCACTGGGCGACCCTGTTCCTGGAGGGCGTGGTGACCCAGATCTCTTGATACTGGGGAAGGAAGGTTACAGGTCAGAAGGTCACGACCGTATGACTGCAGGAGATttcaaacagcagcagacttttGGATCTTTGTTACGTAAAGGTGACAGACACTTTGGTACTGCAGGGAAGAACAGGGACATCCTTGGGTAACACAGTGAGGTGAAGGTTTAGGGAAGTGACATGTAGGAAGAAGCGCTGGAGGAAAGGGATTCTAGTGCCAGTGCCACCAGTAGAAGcataaagtgaggaaaaaagcgCTGCCACTTACATCCTTCGTGGACACCTCCATCTTGTTGCCGGTGATTGTCAGGATGCGGAACTGCACCTTCTCCCCGGGCCG
The window above is part of the Scylla paramamosain isolate STU-SP2022 chromosome 43, ASM3559412v1, whole genome shotgun sequence genome. Proteins encoded here:
- the LOC135093725 gene encoding alpha-2-macroglobulin-like codes for the protein MAGSYCVLLAASLLLLLTTPHVQGAYILTTPRQAISDHEQQLCVFVTDPAAPPGVLNVSLSIWDSSKLIEDRNQTIFQEIINIPSGKYEKCHNLNLPTIEQYSGNLHIKGSLSGLKLNDTVGLSIKRSNEKTFIQTDRYKYRPGEKVQFRILTITGNKMEVSTKDYQEIWVTTPSRNRVAQWKNVSNHEGLVHLEFQLADEPEEGSYTIHLTTPTGTTIQRFVVEEFVLPRYEIKIKPPPYILATAENFTFTVCANYTFGQPVKGNLSFTIYNHQSRKCSVSKITNTTIHGCRDIMVPADELRIMDCNVYSVRASALVEEEGTGLQMTESQSTSITRSAVNFKTLYKDEFMKPNLPYSVKLRAELPDGTPAPGVPVEVCAAGCCTNDTTAANGILNIVLPNYNSYSVLVKALNCRAGMRSSEYTDNIEHYFSPSNSSLLIIAPENKLECSPKAPSKHVLPMLFSARDQPTAAITVQIVSRGQIQHSTTQEVTLTAGDLPFEVANMVEPLPPPIEGTVRGLVNLEITLPPTASPTAKVLVWYTRADGEVVSDMRELEVDRCLANNVSMSWSTKKAQPGEAASFTLSGEPNSVCSVGVVDKSTELLAGDPDPITLERLFNFVERFTIYKWSRSQINDHDYCNRRRRQEQQAQAGSPLTGVISPDDSFLYYGYYSSYVDAIKMFSDAGLYVLTDLTVETRPCEKEEYRHHGFGGGSAGIAGIAFDRPKPAAPPQALGAVAIAEDALGPDREQAIEHKTSSESSDEEAPRTNFPETWLWNIMVVPENGTRKVDQTLPDTITQWVGKAVCVHPQAGVGLSERESITTFTSFFVDLTLPPTVKRRETLPVKMGVFNYHDKDLPITITLEDSVEYDILEEPELPGARGKRSACIPANDKVVLTVRVTPKVVADVNLTVSAAVDATDFPTCGEGANSPQKRDALIRPIKVEADGFPREKTFSKYICSEDFTSGTDELESWDLTLPPEFIKGTERGYVEGSERAWVTAVGDLLALSLENLGHLIRMPYGCGEQNMLNFAPIIFLMDYLETTRQATPEATAKLMRYMNTGYQRQLLYRRNNGSYSAFGNADESGSTWLTAFVLKSFTQAKKYIQVDEEKLNQTRKWLLSHQGPDGCFTAVGKVLHKSMQGGVSDSKTPAPLTAYVLMSLVEGGEQPSAPPLDMAIQCLSSVSSRHPYTLALKAYAMALAGRPEAADVLTELENAAVVTSNSMHWKLPEDRSRAAAVEVAGYAILAMMTLNPETYEPKARKVVKWITTQRNGQGGFYSTQDTVVAMQALTLFESHRYQGPLNVVASVKAEGLEHTFNVNDDNKLLQQLKTLPILPTQVSLTMTGDGCAVLQGVLRYNIPNPEPSDAFDLTVNTITVPDRLCVTKRITACASYRLPDGASNMVVIEVDLISGYIPDKDDLKLLTKQDKNIRRYEVDGSKINFYINELTVKDTCVNFRVTRTVDVEDVKPGTVVVYDYYQEEFSISMRYTLPPNDECR